In the Coturnix japonica isolate 7356 chromosome 6, Coturnix japonica 2.1, whole genome shotgun sequence genome, one interval contains:
- the TLX1 gene encoding T-cell leukemia homeobox protein 1 isoform X2 has product MEHLGAHHLHQGQAEPISFGIDQILNTSEPGSCMVSHSRLQDSADYGLGCIVGSAYNTVTGGYGASGGGAGAYGGTSCSMGALPGSYNVNMAVSMNGNALSSAGGVIRVPAHRPVAGGVHQPLSAAVPPVNGMNSLTGLTFPWMESNRRYTKDRFTGHPYQNRTPPKKKKPRTSFTRLQICELEKRFHRQKYLASAERAALAKALKMTDAQVKTWFQNRRTKWRRQTAEEREAERQQANRILMQLQQEAFQKTINQPIQADPICVHNSSLFALQNLQPWSDDSTKITSVTTVASACE; this is encoded by the exons ATGGAGCACCTCGGGGCTCACCACCTGCACCAAGGCCAAGCCGAGCCCATCAGCTTCGGCATCGACCAGATCCTCAACACGTCGGAGCCGGGCAGCTGCATGGTGTCCCACTCGCGGCTGCAGGACTCGGCAGATTACGGCCTGGGTTGCATCGTAGGCAGCGCCTACAACACGGTCACCGGCGGCTACGGGGCgagcggcggcggggccggagcCTACGGCGGCACTTCGTGCAGTATGGGAGCCTTGCCCGGCTCCTACAACGTGAACATGGCGGTGAGCATGAACGGCAACGCTCTGAGCTCGGCCGGGGGGGTGATCCGCGTCCCGGCCCACCGCCCCGTAGCCGGCGGCGTGCACCAGCCCCTCTCTGCCGCCGTGCCGCCGGTGAACGGCATGAACAGTCTGACGGGGCTCACCTTCCCCTGGATGGAGAGCAACAGGCGGTACACAAAGGACAGGTTCACAG GTCACCCCTACCAGAACCGCACGCCCCCCAAGAAGAAGAAGCCGCGCACGTCCTTCACCCGCCTGCAGATCTGTGAGCTGGAGAAGCGCTTCCACCGGCAGAAGTACCTGGCCTCTGCTGAGCGTGCAGCCCTGGCCAAGGCCCTCAAGATGACGGACGCACAGGTGAAGACCTGGTTCCAGAACCGGCGCACCAAGTGGAG GAGGCAGACAGCAGAGGAGCGGGAGGCCGAGCGGCAGCAAGCGAACCGCATTCtcatgcagctgcagcaggaagcctTCCAAAAAACCATCAACCAGCCCATCCAGGCCGACCCCATCTGCGTGCACAACTCCTCTCTCTTCGCCCTGCAGAACCTCCAGCCCTGGTCTGATGACTCCACCAAGATCACCAGCGTCACCACCGTCGCCTCCGCCTGTGAATAA
- the TLX1 gene encoding T-cell leukemia homeobox protein 1 isoform X1 translates to MEHLGAHHLHQGQAEPISFGIDQILNTSEPGSCMVSHSRLQDSADYGLGCIVGSAYNTVTGGYGASGGGAGAYGGTSCSMGALPGSYNVNMAVSMNGNALSSAGGVIRVPAHRPVAGGVHQPLSAAVPPVNGMNSLTGLTFPWMESNRRYTKDRFTVALSPFTVTRRIGHPYQNRTPPKKKKPRTSFTRLQICELEKRFHRQKYLASAERAALAKALKMTDAQVKTWFQNRRTKWRRQTAEEREAERQQANRILMQLQQEAFQKTINQPIQADPICVHNSSLFALQNLQPWSDDSTKITSVTTVASACE, encoded by the exons ATGGAGCACCTCGGGGCTCACCACCTGCACCAAGGCCAAGCCGAGCCCATCAGCTTCGGCATCGACCAGATCCTCAACACGTCGGAGCCGGGCAGCTGCATGGTGTCCCACTCGCGGCTGCAGGACTCGGCAGATTACGGCCTGGGTTGCATCGTAGGCAGCGCCTACAACACGGTCACCGGCGGCTACGGGGCgagcggcggcggggccggagcCTACGGCGGCACTTCGTGCAGTATGGGAGCCTTGCCCGGCTCCTACAACGTGAACATGGCGGTGAGCATGAACGGCAACGCTCTGAGCTCGGCCGGGGGGGTGATCCGCGTCCCGGCCCACCGCCCCGTAGCCGGCGGCGTGCACCAGCCCCTCTCTGCCGCCGTGCCGCCGGTGAACGGCATGAACAGTCTGACGGGGCTCACCTTCCCCTGGATGGAGAGCAACAGGCGGTACACAAAGGACAGGTTCACAG TGGCCCTCTCACCCTTCACTGTAACACGCCGTATAGGTCACCCCTACCAGAACCGCACGCCCCCCAAGAAGAAGAAGCCGCGCACGTCCTTCACCCGCCTGCAGATCTGTGAGCTGGAGAAGCGCTTCCACCGGCAGAAGTACCTGGCCTCTGCTGAGCGTGCAGCCCTGGCCAAGGCCCTCAAGATGACGGACGCACAGGTGAAGACCTGGTTCCAGAACCGGCGCACCAAGTGGAG GAGGCAGACAGCAGAGGAGCGGGAGGCCGAGCGGCAGCAAGCGAACCGCATTCtcatgcagctgcagcaggaagcctTCCAAAAAACCATCAACCAGCCCATCCAGGCCGACCCCATCTGCGTGCACAACTCCTCTCTCTTCGCCCTGCAGAACCTCCAGCCCTGGTCTGATGACTCCACCAAGATCACCAGCGTCACCACCGTCGCCTCCGCCTGTGAATAA